The following nucleotide sequence is from Bacteroidota bacterium.
CGGCATCTAAATGCTTGACTTCTGGATCATTACCGACGTGACCAACGAGAATGACTTTGTTTACTGACATAGTTTGATTGTTTGGAGTAAAAGTACAATTTTTTTTTGATTATAAAATTTGAGGGGAAGCACACTGTCAGAATCCATTCCCTACTTTTAATCCATTGCCTGTTCGAGGTACCTCGTAATTAACCTGGGCATGGCAAATTTTGCCAGGTCTGCCGGTTGCACAAAAATAGAACCAGATTTGGACCATTCCTCTTCGAGGTCAACATGTACAAAACAACCTTGCAAAACCTGATGAGAGAGTATATGTTTGAATTCTGATGAGATAACACGGATCTTATAAGCAGAAAAGGTCTTGAAAATGGTCTTTTGCAGAAAATCAGAAAACTCTTCGGGCTGAACCTGTGCTTCGGATTCCACCAGAGGAAATTGATACAAACCTTTCCAGATATCGGTATTTTGACGTTTTTCAATGTAGGTGTTCTCCTTGTAATGCATCACAACAAAATATAAATACCGCACCCGTTGTTTCAACTTTCTTGACTTCACGGGGTAAGAGAAGGTGTTTTTTTGAGCCAATGACATGCACTTTAGCTGGAGTGGGCAATGAGTACAGATGGGATTTGCTGGCAAACAAACTGTTGCTCCAAGTTCCATCAATGCTTCGTTGTGGGCAGCCGGATTCTTTGTGTTTAAAACTGCTTGAGCCAGTTCTTTAAAATGTTTCTTCCCTGAAGTGCTGTCGATGGGAATTTCGCTGGCAAAATACCTGGACAATACCCGGTAAACATTGCCGTCGACCATGGCTTCGGGTTTATTAAAAGCGAGAGATGCGATGGCTGCAGCTGTGTAATCTCCAATACCTTTTAGTCCCTTTAGATCGCTCACCTCATCGGGGAACTTTCCTTTGTATTTACTCTGAACTATTTTGGCGGTTTCATGCAGATTGCGGGCTCTGGTGTAATAGCCAAGTCCCTGCCACAACATTAAAATTTCATCGATATCAGCGTCAGCAAGTTCCTTTATTGTCGGAAACCGGCTTATAAACCTATGATAATATCCAATACCCTGGTCAACACGGGTTTGCTGCAATATCACTTCCGAAATCCAGATAAGGTAAGGATCGCGGGTATACCGCCAGGGTAAATCACGGTTATTCACGTTAAACCAATGTATTAGCTCCTCCATTGTTAGTTTTACATAGTGGGTAAACAAATTCAAGAAGAAATAACAAAATATCTTAAATAGTGTTTCAATTATCGCCTAAAATGCTTTATATTTGCACTCCACAAATGAAAGAATCCGTAAATAACTGATAATTAAAGCGTTTAAAAAATGACCAAAGCAGATATCGTAAACGAAATTTCCAAGAACACTGGTATTGAAAAAATCACTGTACAGAAAGCAGTTGAATCATTTATGGAAGTGGTGAAAGATTCACTCACTCAGGAAAGAAATGTATATTTAAGAGGCTTTGGTAGCTTCATTGTGAAAAAAAGGGCTAAGAAAACTGCTCGCAACATTTCGAAAAACACTACTATTATTATCCCTGAGCATTTTATTCCTTCCTTCAAACCAGCAAAAACTTTTGTAGGAAAAGTAAAAAGCAACATTAAAAAATAATTAAAACATACTCAAATGCCAAGCGGAAAGAAAAGGAAAAGACATAAAATGGCGACGCATAAGCGTAAAAAACGTCTTAGAAAAAATCGTCATAAGAAAAAGAAATAGCTTAATTGTTTAAGCATTACCACCTTCTGAAAAACCTAAAGCCTTTGGCTTTAGGTTTTTCATCTATATTGTTATTTATCCCGCTACAAGTTTTTATTGTGCAAAATATCTCTACATTGTGAGCAAAGAACTGGTTATTGATGTTAAAGCCAATGAGATTGATATTGCTCTGCTTGAAGATAAAAAGCTTCTTGAATTAAGCAAGGAGAAAAGCAATCCGAAATTCTCTGTGGGTGATATCTATCTGGGTAGAGTAAAAAAAGTAATGCCCGGGTTAAATGCTGCCTTTGTGGATGTGGGGTATGAAAAAGATGCCTTTTTACACTACCTCGATCTTGGCCCTCAGTTTCGTACGCTTCATAAATACCTTAACGAAGCTTTAAGTCGCAAAACCAAGCTGGTACCACAACAAAAGTTTAAACGCGAACCCGATATTGATAAAAATGGCAAGATAAACCAGGTACTTACTGCAGGTCAGTTGGTATTGGTACAAATTGCCAAAGAACCCATCTCTACAAAAGGTCCAAGACTTACTTCGGAAATTGCCATTGCCGGGCGCAACATGGTACTGATGCCTTTTAGCGATAAAATTTCCATTTCGCAAAAGATTGAATCGGCCGACGAAAAGAAAAGACTTAAGACCCTAATTACCAGCATTAGACCTGCCAATTACGGATTAATAATACGCACTGCTGCCGAAGGTAAAATGGTGAAAACCCTCGACGAAGAGTTGCGTAATCTTCAGAAAAAATGGGAACTGGCATTCGAAAAACTTAGGGGAGCACAGCCACCAAAGCTTTTTTTGAGCGAATTAAATCGCACCTCTGTCATTCTTCGCGACATTCTGAATGTTGGCTTCAACAACATACATGTAAACGACGAAAGTCTTCACCGCGAAATAAGGGAGTATATTAGCACCATTGCCCCTGAAAAGGAAAAAATTGTAAACCTATATACTGGCGCAGCACCAATTTTTGAAAAATACGGGGTTCTTAAACAGATAAAAGCCGCTTTCGGAAAAACCGTATCGTTTAGAAGTGGCGCATACCTTATAATAGAGCATACCGAAGCCCTGCATGTGATCGATGTCAACAGCGGGAACAGGGCTAAAAATGTTGATAACCAGGAATCAACCGGCTTGGATGTGAACCTTGCTGCCTGCGATGAAATTGCCCGTCAGTTACGCTTGCGCGATATGGGCGGCATTATCGTTATTGATTTTATCGATATGCAATCGCAAGACAACAAAAATAAGGTTTTCGAACGCATGAAAGCTGCAATGGAAACGGACCGTACGAAGCATTCCATATTGCCATTGAGCCGTTTTGGATTGATGCAGATTACACGTCAGCGTGTGAGGCCCGAAATGCATATCAACACACGAGAAAAATGCCCCACATGCGAAGGTACTGGCGAAATTTCGCCCAGTGTGCTCATTATCGAACGAATAGAATCGCACCTGGTAGATGTGATTGAAAAATACAAACCTAAAAAGGTAAATGTGCGTGTACATCCCTTTATTGCAGCCTATATCAATAAGGGACTCTTTAACTCAGTAAAAGCACGTTGGAAAAGAAAATACAAACTCGGATTGAAGATTGTTCCTATCAGCTCTTTCGATTTCCTCGAATTTCATTTCTTTGACAAAGACAACGAAGAGTTTATTTAAATCTCTATCGAAAAAAATATTTTGAAAGCTGTCTGGGTTATCCTGGCAGCTTTTTTTATACCTTAAGCCCTCGATTTTTTCAATTGATTAACAAGAATTAACAAATCATTACATAAATATTTATTATATCTATATATCTTAATGTTTTAATTTTATTGCAACTGTTTTACTATGAAATTAAATTACAAGAATCTGACAACAAGCATCTTATTACTCATTAGCCTGGGTTTGTATGCCGATGTGATCAAGCCTGTGAAATGGGAACACAGCCTGAAACAAATAGACGATGAGACTTACGAAATTGTATTCAAAGCCTCCATTGATAAAGGCTGGCACCTTTATGGGCTTAACATTCCGGAAGGAGGCCCCATTGCCACCTCATTTACCTACAATAAACTTGTAGGGGCAGAGTTGATGGGGAATACACAAACATCCAAAAAGCCAGAGGTAAAATTCGACAACACTTTCGAGATGGAACTTGAGCTTTTTGATGGCACCGTTTCCTTTTCACAGAAAATAAAAAAAACAACGGAAGGTGCATCCATCAAAGGTTTTATCGAATTTATGGCTTGCGATGATTCCCGTTGCCTTCCACCTTCGGAAATTGAATTCAGTTATTCCCTTGCAAATACCCTGGCAGAGAAAACTTCTGCAACTCCTGCTCAAAAAGCATTACCCGGCATAGATACCCTGACTTTGGTGAACGAAGTGGCAAGCGCTCCAGATAAAAGTGAACAGAAAGTCGAAACCCTTTCAAACCTAAACTCTGACAATGAACCTGAACAGAATAGAAAATCTCGCTGGACGATATTCTGGGAGGCATTTACAAAAGGCCTTCTGGCAATTCTTACTCCCTGCGTTTTTCCAATTATACCTCTCACGGTGGCATTTTTCATGCGCGACAGTACCACCGGCAAAAGGATTTTTCAAGCTCTGTTTTTTGGGCTTTCTATAGTGGCCATCTATTCGATTGTTGGACTTGTGGCAGGATTACTCCAAATAGATATCACCGCCCTAACAAGACATTGGTTAGCAAACATAATTATAGCCGCTGTATTGTTAGCCTTTGCTGCTTCTTTTTTCGGTATGTTCGAACTGGTGCTGCCAGGCAGTCTATCGAACAAGCTCGATAACAAGGTAGACAAAGGCGGATTGCTTGCCCCATTTTTCCTGGCACTTGTTACTGCAGTAGTTTCCTTTTCGTGCGTAGGACCTATTGCCGGTGTGGCCATTGGCGCAGCCATGAATGGTGAAATAATCACACCTGTAATAGCCATGGCCGGGTTCTCTTCGGCCTTTGCACTCCCATTTGTATTGCTTGGAATTTTTCCTGGTATGCTGAAAAACATGCCAAAATCCGGAGGATGGCTCAATGCTGTAAAAGTGGTGTTTGCTTTTCTGATGCTAGTAGCGGCATATATTTTCCTTGGCAATACCCAATGGGCCTTATTTAACCGCGACACAATACTTGCGCTCAATATAGCCACATTTATACTTTTAGGCATTTACCTGCTTGGAAAAATAAAATTTGCCCACGACAGCGACCTGCCTTCCTTAAAAGTGCCGCGGCTTTTATTATCAATTGTTTCTTTCAGTCTTGCTCTGTACCTATTGCCCGGACTATTCGGAAGCCCACTGAAGGCTCTTTCCCCATTCCTTCCCGCAGAAGAAACTTCTGAAATGAATGTTCGGCAAGCTTTCACTTCCAATGTATCGTTGTTGGAAGTAAGTACAACAGCCCTATGCCACCCTAACCCGCGTTACTCAGACAAATTGCATCTGCCTCATAATCTGGCCGGTTATTTCGATTACGAAGAGGGGATGGCCTGTGCCCAGGAACTAAATAAGCCTGTGCTCCTTGACTTTGTTGGCCATTCGTGTAAAAACTGCAAAAAAATGTATGCCGATGTATGGTCCGACCCACAAATTCTTGCCAAACTCCAGGAGGAATTCATCATCATTGCCCTGTACACCGACGACCGCACTCCATTACCTGAAAGTGAATGGTATACTTCAACCTTAGATGGTAAAGAAAAAAATACCCTTGGAAAAAAGAACCTCGATTTTCAGATAAGTAAGTTTCAATCGAATGCTTTACCGCTATATGCCATTTTAGATACAAACGGTCGGGTTATTACAGAAGTCCCATATTTCACCTACAATACTAACAAGAAAGAGTTTTTAAACTACCTGAATGAAGGCATCTCCAACTTCCGAAAGGCAAAATTCTAATTGGCTCCAGATATGATTTAAGTCAGACTCAGCCTAGTTTAGAAGGAATCTCATGTTTTATTATGTGAAGTTTTTCTAACATTGCCTTCATGATAAATTTAGATAAGAGGGTATACTTCAAAAACAAGGATGAAATATGGCAAAAGTTAAACAAATAATCGAGCTCGATGATGTTGTTGTAAAATTTGCTGGTGATTCGGGCGATGGAATGCAGCTTTCGGGTAGCCAGTTCTCAGACACTTCAGCTTTTGTAGGCAACGACCTTTCGACTTTTCCCGATTACCCATCGGAAATCAGGGCACCACAGGGTACAATTGCCGGTGTTTCAGGGTTTCAGGTGCACATTGGGCACAAAGAAGTTCAAACGCCGGGCGACCTTGCTGATGTTTTGGTAGCGATGAACCCAGCTGCGTTGAAAGCCAATTTACGATGGACAAAACCAGGGGCTACCATTATAATCGATATCGATAATTTTGACAGCAACCACTATAAAAAGGCCGGATATACAGAAGATCCCCTTCAGGATGGCAGTCTTGAAGGTTTTAACCTGGTAAAAGCTCCAATTTCTACCTTGACCCGTTCGACAGTGGCCGAATTCGGCCTCGACAACCGCACAGCCGAAAAAACACGCAACCAGTTTGTGGCAGGTGTGTTGTATTGGCTGTTTAACCGCGACATGAAAATCGGAGAAAACTTTATCAGCGAACGATTTAAAAAACATCCGGAATATATTCAACCAAATATTGCGGTTTTAAGGGCGGGCTACAATTTTGCCGAAACAGTGGAGGCCATGGCTGTAAAATTTCAGGTGAACCCAGCATTAAAAGGTAAAGGTCTGTTTAGAAATATTACCGGAAATCAGGCTACTGCATGGGGTTTGCTTGCTGCATCGGAACGTTCGGGGCGAAAATTGTTTTTAGGATCTTATCCTATCACTCCAGCTACAGAAATTTTGCAGGAACTTTCGGTAATGAAACACCTAGACTGCATCACCTTTCAGGCCGAAGACGAAATTGCAGGTATTTGTTCAGCCATTGGCGCATCGTTTACTGGAAAACTGGGAGCTACCTCTACATCAGGTCCGGGACTTGCCCTTAAGGGCGAAGCCATTGGACTTGCTGTAATCACGGAACTACCACTCGTAATTGTAAATGTTCAACGTGGCGGACCATCGACGGGCCTACCGACAAAAACCGAACAGTCCGATTTAATGCAGGCACTATTCGGACGAAATGGTGAGAGTCCGGTGGCCGTTTTGGCTGCCTCCACACCAGCCAATTGTTTTTATTATGCTTACATGTCTGCAAAATTGGCCATTGAACATATGACCCCTGTTATTTTGTTAACCGATGGCTATCTGGCAAACGGTTCTGAACTTTGGCCTATTCCAAAAGTCGAAGACCTTGACCCAATTGAACCGCCTTTGGTTCAAGACAACGATATGGAATACAAACCCTATAAACGCGATATCGAAAGTCTTGCACGTCAATGGGCGCTTCCCGGTCAGGAAGGATTGCGCCACCGGGTTGGCGGGTTGGAAAAAGAAGACGTAACAGGCATTGTGTCGCACGATCCGGGCAACCACGAACTGATGGTGAGGAACCGCGCCGAAAAAATCGAACGCATTTCGAATTACATTCCAAAACAGGAAATAATGGGCAACAAAGCCTCCGATTTATTGGTTATCGGATGGGGTGGTACCTATGGCGCACTTTACACAGCAGTAAAAGAACTACAGGAAGAAGGTTATAGCATTAGTTTGGCTCAATTTACCTATATCAATCCTCTGCCAAAAAACACCAAAGAGGTGATGGAGAATCACAAAAAGCGGATTGTTTGCGAATTGAATATGGGACAATTTGCGACTTACCTTCGCTCGAAAATTCCGCAGTTCGACTACCTGCAGTTCAATAAAATACAAGGGCTACCCTTTATGATTTCAGAGTTAAAAACCAAGTTTAAAGAAATATTGGAGGAAATTTAAGATGATACCCGAATGCAATATACCATTGGCCAGTCCTCAGGATTTTTCTGTCGATTACGATGTAAAGTGGTGCCCAGGTTGTGGCGGCCATGCAGTACTTTCATCTATAAAAAAAACACTACCTGAACTTGGAATCCCAAAAGAGAAATTTGTTTTTGTTTCAGGAATAGGATGTTCCTCTAGGTTTCCTTATTATATCAATACTTATGGATTCCATAGTTTGCATGGCCGTGGGGCAGCAATAGCCTCCGGAATTAAAGTTTCCAACCCCGATTTGAGCGTTTGGCTGGCCACCGGCGATGGCGATTCGATGGCCATTGGCGGAAATCATTTCATTCATATTCTGCGCCGAAACATCGATGTCAACATTATTCTCTTCAACAATAAAATATATGGCCTGACCAAGGGGCAGTATTCGCCTACAACTCCTGCCGGCAGTATAACCAAAACATCGCCGGACGGCACCATCGAAAACCCATTTTTACCAGGAGAACTGGCCATGGGATCCAACGCTACTTTTTTTGCACGGGTTATAGATACCGACCCAAAAATGATGAAGGAGGTATTTATAAAAGCAGCCCAACACAAAGGAACCTCGCTCGTAGAAGTGTTGCAAAACTGCGTAATTTTTAACAACAAAGTGCACGAAGATATTACCGGAAAAGAAGTTCGCGATGAAAACCAGCTCTATCTCGAACATGGTAAGCCCATGCTTTTTGGCAAAAACAAAGAAAAGGGTATTGTAAGGGCCGGGTCGAAATTTATCGTTGGCGAGATAGGAAAAAATGGAGTGAGCCTGGCCGACGTGCTGGTACATGACGCGCACAACCTGGAAGGTACAAGGCATTACCAGCTTTCGCGTATGACATTACCCGACTACCCAGTGGCTTTGGGTGTAATCAGGCAATGCGAAACTGATGTGTACGAAACCTTGTTGGAAAAACAAATAGTAGCAGCCAAAGCCCGCAGCAGCGTAAAATGTGTAAACGATTTACTTATGAGCGGCAATACCTTCAAAATAAACTAACACTGTTAATTACATCAAATAGAAAGGCCGTGAGCATATGCAACGGCTTTTTTTATTCACACGCAAATGGTTTTTAGTTCCCGCTTTTCATTCTGCCTATAAAAAACTATATTTATTGAAAGAAAATGTTTGAGTTGAGCAACCGCGACGCCTATTATTTTTCCGATACCTCTTTCGGACTGCTGATGCAAAAACGCATTCAGAAAGTGCTTGTTTTATGCAGCAATTACGATTTTTTTACACTCGAAGAAGACGGACGCATCGACGAACAGATATTTAATGAATATGTCTCTTTAAACCTGCGTTACCCTCCAGTATTTCTTCACGCCGACTCAAGTATAAAAGCTTTAAAAATTCTTGAACGCGAAGAAATAGACTTAATAATTCCAATGCTGAGTATGGTAGACACCGATACTTTTGTGTTTGCCAAAAAACTCAAGGAGTTGTACCCTGAAAAGCCCATAGTAGTGCTCACTCACTTCTCGCGCGAGGTATCCTTGCGCCTGCAAAAAGTTGATCTTTCAAGCATAGACCATGTTTTTTGCTGGCTAGGCAATACCGATATTTTTCTGGCCATCATCAAACTTATCGAAGATAAGATGAACGCCAATAACGATATACTGGAAGTAGGCGTGCAGGCTGTTTTACTGGTGGAAGATTCGGTGAGGTACATCTCGTCTTACCTTCCCAGTCTTTATCACATTATTCTCGAACAGTCGAAAGAGTTTATGCTCGAAGCCCTGAACGAGCACCAGCAAATGTTGCGCAGGCGCGGACGACCTAAAATATTACTGGCCCGCAACTACGATGAAGCGTTTGGACTGTACCAAAAATTCAAGGGAAATATATTAGGAATTATCTCGGATGTAAGCTACAAATACACTCCTAACCGGCGCGATACCAAACAAAAAGCCGGCCTGAAATTATGTGCTGTTGTGAAAGCCGACGACCCCAATATGCCTTTTCTGCTTCAATCGTCGGACAACCAAAATAAAGAACTTGCCGAAAAGCTCCACGCAGGATTTATCAATAAATATTCCGATAATCTCCTGAGCGAACTGAAAGAATACATAATCAATAATTTTGGGTTTGGACCATTTCTGTTTACCGACCCCCAAACCGGAGAAAAAACCCACCAGGCACGCGATTTAAAAGAATTTCAGGAAATAATCCTGTCAGTGCCCGACCACATTATCGAATACCACTCGCGTAGAGACGATTTCTCGAAATGGCTCAATGCCAGGGCTCTTTACCCCATTGCACGGAAATTTAAAGAAGCACAGTTCGATGAGTTTGCCTCGCCCGAATCTTTGCGTAAATACATTTATACCACCATCTCTAGTTTCAGGGTAAGCAAAGCCCGAGGTATTATTGCCGAATTCGATCGCAGCAAATTCGATGCTTACCTCTTCTTTTCGCGTATAGGAAACGGTAACCTGGGTGGCAAGGCAAGAGGATTGGCATTTATGAATTCGGTAATTAAGAATGAAAAAATATTTAGTAAATATCCCGACGTAATTATCACCATTCCGGCTACAGTAGTGCTCACTACCGATATTTTTGAAGAATTTATGTTACAAAATAACTTGCAGGCTATTGCCCAGTCAAATGCAAGCGACGAAGAAATTCTGGAGCATTTTATACAAGCCTCACTGCCGGATAAGATTCACGAAGACCTCATCACCATCGCAAGCCTCACCAATACACCCCTTGCCATTCGTTCGTCGAGTAAATTGGAAGACTCTTTTTACCAACCCTTCGCCGGAATTTATTCGACCTATATGATTCCGTATATCCCTGATATCAAGCAAATGGTGGATATGATTGAAAAAGCCATTAAATCGGTGTATGCTTCAGTCTATTTTCGCACCAGTAAATCTTATATGTCGGCCACCTCTAACCTGATCGACGAAGAAAAAATGGGGGTTATCATTCAATCGGTGTGTGGAACCAACTACGGAGGGCGCTATTATCCAACCATTTCTGGAGTTGCCCGTTCGCTCAACTATTACCCTATACCACCTGAAAAGGCCGAAGATGGTGTAGTGGATCTTGCTTTTGGACTTGGCAAACACATTGTGGAAGGAAACACTTCCTTGCGCTTTTCTCCTGCCCATCCAAGGAGAATTATACAACTTTCGAACCCTGATTACGCCATTAAAAATACCCAGAAATACTTCTGCAGCCTCGACATGAACCCTGCCAGCTTTGTAACATCGGTTGTGGACAATATTAATATCCTGAAACTTTCGATACGGGAAGCTGAAAAAGACAGTGCACTGGCACATGTTGTTTCTACTTACGATTTTGAGAACAATAGCATCCGCGATGGACTGCATGCCGATGGAAAAAAGATTATTACTTTTTCGAATATTTTAAATCACAACTCGTTTCCGCTTGCTGAAATTATTACCGATTTGCTGAAGATTAGCAAAGAAGCCATGAGTAACGATGTGGAAATTGAATTTGCCGTGAACCTGGATACCCCGCCTGGAGAACCCAAAATATTCAACTATCTTCAGGTTAGACCAATCGTATCGTCGGTAAGCGAATTTTCGTCGGCGTGTGTCGAAACCGACATGAAAGATTCGCTCCTGTATTCTGAAAAAGCAATGGGAAATGGTATTATCAAAGAGATTACCGATATTGTATATGTAAAAACAGAAAAATTTAACCCTGCCCATAACAAACAAATCGCCACTGAGCTGGATACGCTGAATCAAAAATTCAGGGAAGCCGATGAGAATTATGTGTTAATTGGTCCCGGCCGCTGGGGGTCAAGCGACCACTGGCTTGGCATACCGGTAAAATGGGCCCAGATATCTTCGGCTCGTATCATTGTAGAGTCGGGTCTGGAACACTTTAGGGTAGATCCCAGCCAAGGCACCCACTTCTTCCATAATCTTACCAGTTTTGGGGTCGGATATTTTACCATCAACCCATACCTGAGCGACGGGCATTGCAATTTTCAGTACCTCGACCAACTGCCTGCCGAGTTCGAAACTGAATTTATCCGGCATGTTCGTATTCCCAGCGGTTTCGAGATACGCATCGATGGTAAAACCAACAAAGGAATTATTACTGTTTAAAAATGCAGTTTGTTATTTTCTTCATTTGACAGAGAAAGTAACAATTGCTACATTCGTAATACTTTAAAATAGCCATTGACGAATAACGACCCCATACTGCAACAAAAGTTCGAAAAGCTTTTCAAAGAGCATTTTACATCATTGTGCTATTTTGCAAAGAAATACCTGGGCGACCTCGACAGCAGCAAGGAAGTAGTGCATGCTGTGTTTATTAAAATATGGGAAAACCGGGCCGAATTTGATTTCGATAAGCCTGCCAAATCCTATCTTTTCACTTCGGTATACAATCGTAGTTTGAATATGCTCCGCGACAACAAAAAATTTAGCACAACAGACAATGAATATGCAAAAAATGCCGAACTCGATGGAGGCGAATTCCACGATACCATGGAATTGGCAGAGCTTGAAGGGCGAATCAAAAAGGCTCTTACCAAATTGCCCGATAAATGCCGCGAAGTGTTTGAACTAAACCGTTTTGAGAATAAAAAATACAACGAAATTGCGCTTCAACTGAATCTTTCTCTTAAAACTGTAGAAGCTCATATGTCCAAAGCACTTAAAATATTAAAAGAAGAATTAAAAGATTACATCTACCTGATTTTGTTTTTAATACTAAATAATAACGATATGCTCTAAGGGTAAAATCCTATTCAGGTGTGTTACCCACAGAAAGCCATGCAAAACAATACACGACATATTGCCCCCATCGAGCTAATCACCAAATACCTGGCCCGGGAATCGGGTGCCGGGGAGCGTGTTTTAGTAGAAAATTGGATAAAGGCTTCGGACGAAAATAAAAAAGAGTTCGAAGCTATTGAGAAATTATGGCTTGCAAGCCATACAGCTATTCAGCAACCTGAAATAAACCTTGAAGCCGAGTGGAGACGTATGGAAAACACCCTTGGCTTCGCAAAAAAGAAACAGCTTAACTTCCAGACTATTCTTAGAGTTGCCGCAGCCATATTTGTAATTTCTTCCCTGGCTGCAATTGGATTAAGGCAATCGATGATGGTAAAAGAAAAATCGGGTGCCAGCCAGCTCAGCAACCTGGTTCTGCCCGATGGCAGCACCATTAGTTTAAATGCCAACTCAAAAATAAGCTATTCAAAAAACTTTGGTAAAACAACCCGCGAACTTACACTCGAGGGCGAAGCCTTTTTTGAGGTAGCTCACGATAAAACCAAACCCTTTATTGTTATTGCCCACAATAGCCGGATTGAGGTTCTGGGTACCCAATTCAATGTAAAGGCTTATAAAAACCAGACAGAAGTGAAGGTATCGGTAACAGAGGGCACTGTTAAATTCTCAGACCGTAAAAAGCAAGCAAAAAGTGCCATACTTAAAGCCGGCGAATCGGCTACATACAACAAGACTAATCAGAAAATCATTCTTAAGCCAGTCGTGAATGTAAACGATATGGCCTGGAAAAGCAGACAAATGTATTTTGAACATACTCCTTTGCACGAAGTAGCCAGCGTACTTGAAAATACTTACCAGGTTGAAATTGAGGTGTCGGAAACTGTTCGAGAATGTTCCATCACCGTAAGCTTCGAAGACAGCGACCTGGCTTCGGTGTTAAGTGTGCTAAAATCGACCCTGTCCCTCAGGGTTCGTGTAGACAATGATAAAATTTTCTTATCGGGCCAAGGATGCCAAAATCCCTGATTATGCATTTATCCGGAGGCTTCTTCAAGCTAATAGTAAGCATCATTTGTTGGTTTGCGTTTTTGTCCGATGCCTTCAATCAAAATACTCTTCCCGAACAAAACCTGAGTTTACGGTTTGTAAATACTCCACTCGAACAGGTTTTGCAGCAAATTTCAGCCCAATCATCGGTCCGTTTTTCATACAGTCCCGATGCCATTCCGGTAAATAAGAGCATAAGCTATACCTGCACCAGCCGTAAACTATCTCTTGTTCTTGACGATATTTGCACCCTGGCCGGAATACAATATAAACTAGTGGGAGACCACCTGGTGCTTACCCAGACAGATATACCGATTCCACCTCCACCGATTGTAAAAAAATATACCATCAGCGGCTACATTACCGATG
It contains:
- a CDS encoding 2-oxoacid:acceptor oxidoreductase subunit alpha, with amino-acid sequence MAKVKQIIELDDVVVKFAGDSGDGMQLSGSQFSDTSAFVGNDLSTFPDYPSEIRAPQGTIAGVSGFQVHIGHKEVQTPGDLADVLVAMNPAALKANLRWTKPGATIIIDIDNFDSNHYKKAGYTEDPLQDGSLEGFNLVKAPISTLTRSTVAEFGLDNRTAEKTRNQFVAGVLYWLFNRDMKIGENFISERFKKHPEYIQPNIAVLRAGYNFAETVEAMAVKFQVNPALKGKGLFRNITGNQATAWGLLAASERSGRKLFLGSYPITPATEILQELSVMKHLDCITFQAEDEIAGICSAIGASFTGKLGATSTSGPGLALKGEAIGLAVITELPLVIVNVQRGGPSTGLPTKTEQSDLMQALFGRNGESPVAVLAASTPANCFYYAYMSAKLAIEHMTPVILLTDGYLANGSELWPIPKVEDLDPIEPPLVQDNDMEYKPYKRDIESLARQWALPGQEGLRHRVGGLEKEDVTGIVSHDPGNHELMVRNRAEKIERISNYIPKQEIMGNKASDLLVIGWGGTYGALYTAVKELQEEGYSISLAQFTYINPLPKNTKEVMENHKKRIVCELNMGQFATYLRSKIPQFDYLQFNKIQGLPFMISELKTKFKEILEEI
- a CDS encoding 2-oxoacid:ferredoxin oxidoreductase subunit beta, with translation MIPECNIPLASPQDFSVDYDVKWCPGCGGHAVLSSIKKTLPELGIPKEKFVFVSGIGCSSRFPYYINTYGFHSLHGRGAAIASGIKVSNPDLSVWLATGDGDSMAIGGNHFIHILRRNIDVNIILFNNKIYGLTKGQYSPTTPAGSITKTSPDGTIENPFLPGELAMGSNATFFARVIDTDPKMMKEVFIKAAQHKGTSLVEVLQNCVIFNNKVHEDITGKEVRDENQLYLEHGKPMLFGKNKEKGIVRAGSKFIVGEIGKNGVSLADVLVHDAHNLEGTRHYQLSRMTLPDYPVALGVIRQCETDVYETLLEKQIVAAKARSSVKCVNDLLMSGNTFKIN
- a CDS encoding phosphoenolpyruvate synthase; its protein translation is MFELSNRDAYYFSDTSFGLLMQKRIQKVLVLCSNYDFFTLEEDGRIDEQIFNEYVSLNLRYPPVFLHADSSIKALKILEREEIDLIIPMLSMVDTDTFVFAKKLKELYPEKPIVVLTHFSREVSLRLQKVDLSSIDHVFCWLGNTDIFLAIIKLIEDKMNANNDILEVGVQAVLLVEDSVRYISSYLPSLYHIILEQSKEFMLEALNEHQQMLRRRGRPKILLARNYDEAFGLYQKFKGNILGIISDVSYKYTPNRRDTKQKAGLKLCAVVKADDPNMPFLLQSSDNQNKELAEKLHAGFINKYSDNLLSELKEYIINNFGFGPFLFTDPQTGEKTHQARDLKEFQEIILSVPDHIIEYHSRRDDFSKWLNARALYPIARKFKEAQFDEFASPESLRKYIYTTISSFRVSKARGIIAEFDRSKFDAYLFFSRIGNGNLGGKARGLAFMNSVIKNEKIFSKYPDVIITIPATVVLTTDIFEEFMLQNNLQAIAQSNASDEEILEHFIQASLPDKIHEDLITIASLTNTPLAIRSSSKLEDSFYQPFAGIYSTYMIPYIPDIKQMVDMIEKAIKSVYASVYFRTSKSYMSATSNLIDEEKMGVIIQSVCGTNYGGRYYPTISGVARSLNYYPIPPEKAEDGVVDLAFGLGKHIVEGNTSLRFSPAHPRRIIQLSNPDYAIKNTQKYFCSLDMNPASFVTSVVDNINILKLSIREAEKDSALAHVVSTYDFENNSIRDGLHADGKKIITFSNILNHNSFPLAEIITDLLKISKEAMSNDVEIEFAVNLDTPPGEPKIFNYLQVRPIVSSVSEFSSACVETDMKDSLLYSEKAMGNGIIKEITDIVYVKTEKFNPAHNKQIATELDTLNQKFREADENYVLIGPGRWGSSDHWLGIPVKWAQISSARIIVESGLEHFRVDPSQGTHFFHNLTSFGVGYFTINPYLSDGHCNFQYLDQLPAEFETEFIRHVRIPSGFEIRIDGKTNKGIITV
- a CDS encoding RNA polymerase sigma-70 factor — its product is MTNNDPILQQKFEKLFKEHFTSLCYFAKKYLGDLDSSKEVVHAVFIKIWENRAEFDFDKPAKSYLFTSVYNRSLNMLRDNKKFSTTDNEYAKNAELDGGEFHDTMELAELEGRIKKALTKLPDKCREVFELNRFENKKYNEIALQLNLSLKTVEAHMSKALKILKEELKDYIYLILFLILNNNDML